TCAATAATTAAGTTAAACACCATTCATCATTAACATCGTAAAAAGATGTACTCTCTTTTGTAGTGTATAGGATATGGAACAAAATATGGCAATGATTTTCCCTTTTGTGAAGAAACACTAAAAGTtatatgaaattactttaagaTATCCCAAATCCCATGACAGGAGGAGACACACTCTATCTGCCCTGAAATTTCCCTTGGAAGTAATTTTAATAGTGTTTCCTTTAAAAGTAGATATATCTATACagttgtgttttatattttgcgTTTCATCTAAATTTGGATGACGACtgacaaccatttggtattgacagaTATATAAATGTTTAGATACTATACATGCAATTATTGAGTAATAGATTTACATTCACGAGTGAGGCTCATTAAAGATCAAATTTGTATGCTTTTtgtacatgtgtttattttaaattcaaacaTCAAATTTAACTCCCTTAAAAAGCCTAAGTTATACAAAATGTAACAGAATATAGTCTGTGCGAAAAGTAattaatgaaaaaggtcataaattaagttttgaattcttttttcaaaatggtatgcattaaaagaataaaatatatactcCATTTTCGGTCCACATTTTAAGGTAATTTAAGTCAACGAATAACGTCTCTCCTCCTTTTTGTTGCATTTAGTACacttcaaaatagttatatacaaaatgtCATGCTTTCCTCACAAAAGATAACATCTCTTCCCCATAACCTATACACTAATCAGCTAATCATCAACACATTGAAAAATAGAAAGTGTATCCTTTGCAGAAAAATAACTGTTTATCTATAAACAGTAAACACACATGTCTTGTCCTTATCAGTTACCTAATTTTGttcaggtattttttttttattttatacattgcaACGTTATTTTGACATTGCTCAATGTTTACAGGAAATTGgccatttttatcaaatcaatTATGAACAGTGATAGATTTTTTGGTGATTTCTTTCATTgtgtatttgttataaaatttgataccaggattaaatttttttataaattttgtacttAACTCATGTGTAAgtatggatttattcattttggtAGTACTTTAGTTAGCTGTTGTTATTTGTCATAATTGATTATAAAATCAACATTTTGGATCTTTGACACATTCGAAAGATACCAGTATAAATTGATCTATCATAATAATATCTTAACAATGAAACACAAATGAAATTTGTAATAGACTGGTTTTCACAACACAGCCTAGTCAGGGGAGGACTCGCGATAATGTTGTTATTACATCTATTTGCattaatgtatttatgtatgcttgctgtatataaaatatgattttactaAACAAATCTCAATTCTAAAGTATATCAAGAAGGGAGATAACCCCTTACGGATATTTGCATCATTTCTCGCATCGTAATTTGTAAATTCTTCCAAACAAATAGGGTTCCATGACTTGTTGACAAAAACTTCTACTAAACCAGAGTATCTTGTCCAGCCACCTCGAATTTTCACAAACGCTTCAAGTCCTTAATTTACAAAAAGAAGGAAATACTAcgactaaatttaaatgttgttttttatttgaatcaaCTCATCGTTCACCACGTGGCAAATCTGTTctattaaagaaattaattataGGATAATACAATTATTGTTAGACATTATAAAGATTCTGATTCGATAAAGCGACGCATATGGAAATTTTCTACATTCTACTTGTGGTAAAAGATTTCAATAAATCGGACCTAATTGCCAACTTCTAACAATTGCTATTCCATGCGAAGAAGCTTGTGTATTTGTGCCTTCTCCAAGTTTATCTTGTAGACAAATTAACGCTCCGTTTGTGGCTGTTCCTGGCTTCCAGAATCGCATTGTACTGTCTGTGAATGCATAAACAAGTCCCCCGTAACTACATGGTGTAGACACATTATATGTGTCATACGCAAGTGCACCATTACCAACAAAACGATATCCAGAATTCACACCGTCAATTGCTTGTACcttgaattatttatgtttcacATATACTTTTTGAATAAAGAATGACAACTATCATGTATAGGAGTTGTTTTCCGTGTTTAACATCATAACGATGAACCAATTATGAGATACATTAGCTCATATTTTGTTCAGTGCGACATAAAGGGCTTCATCAGAACCAGATAGAAATAATTCCATTACATAAAACTGATAATACACTATTGTAATAAAAGGTTTGACGCCGACGTCGTTTATAGGAGACGTtgatcaaattgacttgtttataatagtaa
This is a stretch of genomic DNA from Mercenaria mercenaria strain notata chromosome 4, MADL_Memer_1, whole genome shotgun sequence. It encodes these proteins:
- the LOC123551022 gene encoding uncharacterized protein LOC123551022 isoform X5 codes for the protein MHFNQESAENETFTRAWVQAIDGVNSGYRFVGNGALAYDTYNVSTPCSYGGLVYAFTDSTMRFWKPGTATNGALICLQDKLGEGTNTQASSHGIAIVRSWQLGLEAFVKIRGGWTRYSGLVEVFVNKSWNPICLEEFTNYDARNDANILKADQKVWLDSPVAGNCRGETVLTCHFSDIPLSTWTWSRKYGDSWSTFMENGTQIGPNPSSVREEMNVSFSLIIEGADNMARGWYKCGVGQFVSEEKWLDMEWNANLSVLLSF